From Lolium perenne isolate Kyuss_39 chromosome 5, Kyuss_2.0, whole genome shotgun sequence, a single genomic window includes:
- the LOC127299502 gene encoding putative protein phosphatase 2C 24, with product MDCDQKALPPARTALRMECDFSYLPDHDEDAHFCHAGAGVVGVADGVGGCRGDGVDAAEFSRGLMANAYNAVAAASSSGICPYTLLEMAYQKTVASTRTRAASTALVLSLAGHALRWAYVGDSTFAVFRGGRLLLRALPQQHYFNCPFQLSAVGGDRVKDAAVSEFPVEEGDVVVAGTDGLFDNVFDAALEGIVQTCTALSLTPGEMAQAIGRLAYDMARSSRESPFSAASREQQGTNFTGGKMDDITVIVAFIVS from the coding sequence ATGGATTGCGACCAGAAGGCGCTGCCGCCCGCGCGGACGGCACTGAGGATGGAGTGCGACTTCTCCTACCTGCCGGACCATGACGAAGACGCCCACTTCTGCCACGCTGGGGCCGGCGTCGTCGGCGTCGCGGACGGGGTCGGGGGATGCCGTGGCGACGGTGTGGACGCCGCTGAGTTCTCGCGCGGGCTCATGGCCAACGCCTACAACGCGGTTGCTGCAGCGTCCTCCTCCGGAATCTGCCCTTACACGCTGCTGGAGATGGCGTACCAGAAGACAGTCGCGTCGACGCGCACGCGGGCGGCGTCCACCGCGCTAGTGCTGTCGCTGGCCGGCCACGCCCTCAGGTGGGCCTACGTCGGCGACAGCACCTTCGCCGTGTTCCGCGGCGGCAGGCTCCTGCTCCGCGCGCTCCCGCAGCAGCACTACTTCAACTGCCCGTTCCAGCTCAGCGCGGTCGGCGGCGACAGGGTGAAGGACGCCGCGGTGAGCGAGTTCCCGGTGGAGGAAGGCGACGTTGTGGTGGCCGGGACGGACGGCCTCTTCGACAACGTGTTCGACGCGGCGCTCGAGGGGATCGTGCAGACATGCACGGCTTTGAGTCTCACGCCAGGCGAGATGGCACAAGCGATAGGAAGACTCGCCTACGATATGGCTAGGAGTAGTAGGGAGTCGCCCTTCAGTGCCGCCAGCCGGGAACAACAAGGTACCAACTTCACCGGCGGCAAAATGGACGACATTACTGTCATCGTCGCATTCATTGTATCGTAG
- the LOC139831525 gene encoding putative protein phosphatase 2C 24, translating into MEIDMRTPDALMGWLAFGIPASAGDEVGQENGHRWDPMDCDHKALPPARTALRMECDFSYLPDHDEDAHFFHARAGVVRVADGVGGCRGDGVDAAEFSRRLMANAYNAVAAPSSSGICPYTLLEMAYQKTVASTRTRAASTALVLSLAGHALRWAYVGDSTFAVFRGGRLLLRALPQQHYFNCPFQLSAVGGDRVKDAAVSEFPVEEGDVVVAGTDGLFDNVFDRADMHGFESHARRDGTSDRKTRLRHG; encoded by the coding sequence ATGGAGATCGACATGCGAACCCCCGACGCCCTCATGGGGTGGTTGGCGTTCGGCATCCCCGCGTCCGCCGGTGACGAAGTCGGCCAGGAGAACGGCCACCGCTGGGACCCCATGGATTGCGACCACAAGGCGCTGCCGCCCGCGCGGACGGCACTGAGGATGGAGTGCGACTTCTCCTACCTGCCGGACCACGACGAAGACGCCCACTTCTTCCACGCCAGGGCCGGCGTCGTCCGCGTCGCGGACGGGGTCGGGGGATGCCGTGGCGACGGCGTGGACGCCGCCGAGTTCTCGCGCAGGCTCATGGCCAACGCCTACAACGCGGTTGCTGCACCGTCCTCCTCCGGAATCTGCCCTTACACGCTGCTGGAGATGGCGTACCAGAAGACGGTCGCGTCGACGCGCACGCGGGCGGCGTCCACCGCGCTAGTGCTGTCGCTGGCCGGCCACGCCCTCAGGTGGGCCTACGTCGGCGACAGCACCTTCGCCGTGTTTCGCGGCGGCAGGCTCCTGCTCCGCGCGCTCCCGCAGCAGCACTACTTCAACTGCCCGTTCCAGCTCAGCGCGGTCGGCGGCGACAGGGTGAAGGACGCGGCGGTGAGCGAGTTCCCGGTGGAGGAAGGCGACGTTGTGGTGGCCGGGACGGACGGCCTCTTCGACAACGTGTTTGACCGTGCAGACATGCACGGCTTTGAGTCTCACGCCAGGCGAGATGGCACAAGCGATAGGAAGACTCGCCTACGACATGGCTAG
- the LOC127303434 gene encoding putative protein phosphatase 2C 24, with translation MEMDMQIPHAFRGLAFGIPASATDYVGWENGHQWDPIYGDEKALPPARTALRMECDFSYLPDHDEDAHFCHARAGVVGLADGVGGCRGDGVDAAEFSRGLMANAYNAVAAASSSGICPYTLLEMAYQKTVASTRTRAASTALVLSLAGHALRWAYIGDSTFAVFRGGRLLLRALPQQHYFNCPFQLSAVGGDRVKDAAVSEFPVEEGDVVVAGTDGLFDNVFDAALEGIVQTCTALSLTPGEMAQAIGRLAYDMARSSRESPFSAASREQQGTNFTGGKMDDITVIVAFIVS, from the coding sequence ATGGAGATGGACATGCAAATCCCCCACGCCTTCAGAGGGTTGGCGTTTGGCATCCCCGCGTCCGCCACCGACTACGTCGGGTGGGAGAACGGCCACCAATGGGACCCCATATATGGCGACGAGAAGGCGCTGCCGCCCGCGCGGACGGCACTGAGGATGGAGTGCGACTTCTCCTACCTGCCGGACCACGACGAAGACGCCCACTTCTGCCACGCCAGGGCCGGCGTCGTCGGCCTCGCGGACGGGGTCGGGGGATGCCGTGGCGACGGCGTGGACGCCGCCGAGTTCTCGCGCGGGCTCATGGCCAACGCCTACAACGCGGTTGCTGCAGCGTCCTCCTCCGGAATCTGCCCTTACACGCTGCTGGAGATGGCGTACCAGAAGACGGTCGCGTCGACGCGCACGCGGGCGGCGTCCACCGCGCTAGTCCTGTCGCTGGCCGGCCACGCCCTCAGGTGGGCCTACATCGGCGACAGCACCTTCGCCGTGTTTCGCGGCGGCAGGCTCCTGCTCCGCGCGCTCCCGCAACAGCACTACTTCAACTGCCCGTTCCAGCTCAGCGCGGTCGGCGGCGACAGGGTGAAGGACGCGGCGGTGAGCGAGTTCCCGGTGGAGGAAGGCGACGTTGTGGTGGCCGGGACGGACGGCCTCTTCGACAACGTGTTCGACGCGGCGCTCGAGGGGATCGTGCAGACATGCACGGCTTTGAGTCTCACGCCAGGCGAGATGGCACAAGCGATAGGAAGACTCGCCTACGACATGGCTAGGAGTAGTAGGGAGTCGCCCTTCAGTGCCGCCAGCCGGGAACAACAAGGTACCAACTTCACCGGCGGCAAAATGGATGACATTACTGTCATCGTCGCATTCATTGTATCGTAG